From a region of the uncultured Draconibacterium sp. genome:
- a CDS encoding polysaccharide biosynthesis tyrosine autokinase, whose product MEKIEEIISLIDSHEKKETKNVFLKYLKKWPWFLLLCAIGVGAGYYIYKNSPNTYKVESRILIKKEDNSLSSVFSANNPIMAMGKKANIENQIGILKSYTLYRKALRNLNWETSWFRKELLYDAELYKQPPFDLQVPPNAINAQNTTLEIVALSDQQYSLKADGTTHQNGYLQTIEIETIQKFGEPYYNEFFNFTINKGDGKTNQKYLLRFNDINTLTTQYLTKTNIELVDLNSDLISISIEGDKPYKEADFINELNKVFIDFGMENKNENSENSVKFIDSQLARIKSSLGTAEERFSNYRKNNQVMNLGQEAQLIYKKLEEIEQEQYLTQLQIDYYTNLQQYLDNSKKIEEMVNPSVIGITDQNLNGMLAKLMDLYSRREVLSYSVQDKNPTLIVIEKEIKVTRDALEETLDNQLKATISKKESMQERYNSIQSRLKKLPETEKKLIGIQREFDLNNELYTYMLQKKAEASITKASIAPEVQVIDEALVEAAVQTGPNMVKNVGIGFFGGFAIPFIIITLFSFFNNKIETREEIERESRIPVLDGIIQHKYKVKLPVIHHPRSGIAESFRGVKSNLNAILERPGAKVVSINSLIPGEGKSFISSNFSAILTKTKKKVLLIGADLHKPTLHNYLGVKETDGLSNYFAGEKSYEDIISATSIDNLYFIQAGPIPKNPSDLIDSVKFESLINRARKVFDYIIIDNAPLLLVPDAVLTSRFSDVSLFILRINYSHKEQIKQINKTVEFNKIKTSAIIINEAPDRGYGYGNKYWKKGYGEYKHKMSIA is encoded by the coding sequence ATGGAAAAAATTGAAGAAATTATAAGTCTAATTGATTCGCATGAAAAAAAGGAGACGAAAAATGTCTTCTTAAAATACCTGAAAAAATGGCCATGGTTTCTACTGTTGTGTGCGATTGGAGTTGGCGCGGGTTATTACATCTATAAAAACTCGCCGAATACTTACAAAGTAGAAAGCCGAATACTGATTAAAAAGGAAGATAATTCGCTGAGTTCTGTGTTTTCAGCAAACAACCCGATTATGGCAATGGGAAAAAAAGCGAATATTGAAAATCAAATTGGAATTTTAAAATCGTATACCTTATACCGAAAAGCATTGAGAAACCTAAATTGGGAAACATCATGGTTTCGCAAAGAGTTGTTGTACGATGCAGAACTTTATAAGCAACCTCCTTTCGATTTACAAGTTCCTCCAAATGCAATTAATGCCCAAAATACAACGCTAGAAATTGTTGCCCTGAGTGACCAACAATACAGCCTAAAAGCAGATGGTACAACACACCAAAATGGCTATTTGCAAACAATAGAAATTGAAACGATACAAAAATTTGGAGAACCCTATTATAATGAGTTTTTCAACTTCACAATCAATAAAGGAGATGGGAAAACCAACCAGAAGTATTTACTACGATTTAACGATATAAATACTTTAACCACACAATACCTCACAAAAACAAATATTGAGTTGGTTGACCTCAACTCCGATTTAATCTCCATATCAATTGAAGGAGATAAACCTTACAAAGAAGCTGATTTTATAAATGAGCTAAACAAGGTGTTTATCGATTTTGGTATGGAAAACAAAAATGAGAATTCGGAGAACTCGGTTAAATTTATTGATTCGCAACTGGCACGAATAAAATCGTCGCTGGGAACAGCCGAAGAAAGATTTAGTAATTACCGCAAAAACAACCAGGTGATGAATCTGGGGCAGGAAGCCCAGCTCATATATAAAAAGTTGGAAGAAATTGAGCAAGAGCAGTATTTAACTCAACTACAAATTGATTATTACACCAACTTGCAACAATACCTTGATAATTCGAAAAAAATTGAGGAAATGGTAAATCCTTCAGTTATCGGAATTACCGATCAGAACCTGAACGGAATGCTTGCAAAATTAATGGATTTGTACAGTCGACGCGAAGTACTCTCATACAGTGTGCAGGATAAAAACCCAACACTAATTGTAATTGAGAAAGAAATAAAAGTAACACGCGATGCTCTTGAAGAAACTTTAGACAATCAATTGAAGGCAACAATATCGAAAAAAGAAAGTATGCAGGAGCGCTACAACTCAATTCAGAGCCGCTTGAAGAAATTACCGGAAACAGAGAAAAAGTTAATTGGTATTCAACGCGAGTTTGATTTGAATAATGAATTGTACACTTATATGTTGCAAAAAAAGGCTGAAGCATCAATTACAAAAGCCTCTATTGCTCCAGAGGTTCAGGTAATTGACGAAGCTCTTGTTGAGGCGGCTGTTCAAACAGGCCCCAATATGGTAAAAAATGTTGGTATCGGATTTTTCGGTGGATTTGCAATACCTTTTATCATCATCACACTATTTAGCTTTTTTAATAATAAAATTGAAACGCGCGAAGAAATTGAGAGAGAAAGCCGGATTCCGGTTCTTGATGGAATTATACAACACAAATACAAAGTAAAACTTCCGGTTATACATCATCCGCGTTCGGGAATTGCTGAATCGTTCAGAGGAGTGAAATCAAATTTAAATGCTATTCTTGAACGGCCCGGCGCAAAGGTAGTTTCGATAAATTCGCTCATTCCGGGCGAGGGAAAATCATTTATTTCTTCCAACTTCTCGGCTATTTTAACAAAAACAAAAAAGAAAGTATTATTGATTGGAGCCGACTTGCATAAACCTACTTTGCACAACTACCTTGGAGTGAAAGAAACCGATGGATTAAGTAATTATTTTGCCGGAGAAAAAAGCTATGAGGATATAATTTCGGCAACTTCAATTGATAATCTTTATTTCATCCAGGCTGGTCCAATTCCTAAGAACCCTTCAGACTTGATTGACAGCGTAAAATTTGAGAGTTTGATAAACCGGGCACGAAAAGTATTCGACTATATTATAATTGATAATGCTCCACTTCTGTTGGTGCCTGATGCTGTTCTCACAAGTCGTTTTTCTGATGTCAGCCTTTTCATCTTAAGAATTAACTACAGCCACAAAGAGCAAATAAAACAGATTAATAAAACGGTGGAATTTAATAAGATAAAAACATCGGCCATAATAATAAATGAAGCACCCGACCGTGGTTATGGTTACGGAAATAAATACTGGAAGAAAGGTTATGGCGAATACAAACATAAAATGAGTATAGCGTAA
- a CDS encoding hydrolase, whose product MVIAVDFDGTIVEHKYPSIGKEIPFAIKTLKLFQQKGHKLILWSYRSGKDLEKAVEFCRERDLTFHAVNNNFEGEEFDGTYSRKIYADLFIDDRNLLGLPNWEELYNSMFEKRNNKPDTKQLSIKRLVSRCTGFVLNNVPHPK is encoded by the coding sequence ATGGTTATAGCTGTTGATTTTGACGGAACAATTGTTGAACACAAGTATCCGTCGATAGGAAAAGAAATTCCATTTGCGATTAAAACATTAAAACTTTTTCAGCAAAAAGGACACAAACTAATTCTGTGGTCGTACCGTTCGGGTAAAGACCTCGAAAAAGCTGTGGAATTTTGCCGCGAAAGAGACCTGACATTTCATGCTGTAAATAACAATTTTGAGGGTGAAGAATTTGATGGCACCTACAGCCGAAAAATATATGCCGATTTGTTTATCGACGATAGAAATTTATTAGGGCTTCCTAACTGGGAAGAGCTATATAATAGCATGTTTGAAAAACGGAATAACAAGCCAGACACCAAACAGTTAAGTATTAAAAGGCTTGTGTCGCGTTGTACCGGATTTGTTCTCAATAATGTACCTCACCCTAAATAA
- the gmd gene encoding GDP-mannose 4,6-dehydratase gives MKKALITGITGQDGAYLAEYLIKKGYVVHGIKRRASMFNTERIDHLYQEPFEENRNLILHYGDMTDSMNLTRIIQEVQPDEIYNLAAMSHVKVSFEVPEYTGNADGLGTLRILEAVRLLNMTDKTRIYQASTSELYGLVQQVPQTEQTPFYPRSPYAVAKLYAYWITVNYREAYNIHASNGILFNHESPTRGETFVTRKITRALSRIALNLQQTVYMGNLSSQRDWGHAKDYVKAMYLILQQDVPDDYVIATGITTTIRDFILQAAAEIGLEISFEGEEKNERGLLTGINKDVFVEKVGEEHLESIKLRALKNEQVVGVEPAYFRPTEVELLMGDATKAKTILGWEPEYDLNALIKDMMQSDVKLMKKDHHLKVTGFDTLNYFE, from the coding sequence ATGAAAAAAGCACTTATAACAGGAATAACAGGTCAGGATGGTGCCTACCTTGCCGAATATTTAATAAAAAAAGGATATGTAGTTCATGGTATAAAACGCCGTGCATCAATGTTTAACACCGAAAGGATTGATCATCTTTACCAAGAACCATTCGAAGAAAACAGAAACCTGATTCTGCACTATGGAGATATGACCGATTCAATGAATCTTACCAGAATTATCCAGGAAGTTCAGCCCGATGAAATATATAACCTGGCCGCCATGAGCCATGTTAAAGTTAGTTTTGAAGTACCGGAATATACCGGCAATGCTGACGGACTGGGAACTTTGCGAATTCTCGAAGCCGTTCGCTTACTAAATATGACCGACAAAACCAGGATTTATCAGGCTTCCACATCCGAATTGTATGGACTGGTTCAGCAGGTACCACAAACTGAACAGACTCCTTTTTATCCGCGTTCTCCTTACGCAGTGGCAAAATTATATGCCTATTGGATAACCGTTAATTATCGCGAAGCCTATAATATTCATGCCAGTAACGGTATATTATTTAACCACGAAAGCCCAACACGAGGAGAAACTTTTGTTACCCGAAAAATTACAAGAGCATTAAGCAGAATTGCTCTAAATTTACAGCAAACGGTTTATATGGGAAACTTAAGTAGCCAGCGAGATTGGGGGCACGCTAAAGACTATGTAAAAGCGATGTACCTGATTCTGCAACAGGATGTTCCGGATGATTATGTAATTGCAACAGGCATAACTACTACTATTCGCGATTTCATACTTCAGGCAGCAGCAGAAATCGGCCTGGAAATTTCTTTCGAAGGAGAGGAAAAAAACGAGAGAGGATTGCTTACCGGCATAAACAAAGATGTATTTGTTGAAAAAGTTGGCGAAGAACATCTTGAATCCATAAAACTACGGGCGCTGAAAAATGAGCAGGTAGTCGGTGTTGAACCTGCATATTTTCGTCCAACAGAGGTAGAATTGTTGATGGGAGATGCAACCAAAGCTAAAACTATTTTAGGTTGGGAACCGGAATACGATTTAAATGCTTTAATTAAAGATATGATGCAATCAGATGTAAAATTGATGAAAAAGGATCATCACTTAAAAGTTACAGGTTTCGATACCTTAAATTATTTTGAATAG
- a CDS encoding GDP-L-fucose synthase, with the protein MNQNSKIYVAGHKGMVGSAIWKNLKSKGYKNLVGKKSDELNLMDASAVTDFFAVEQPEYVILAAAKVGGIVANNNYRGQFIFENLMIQNNVIHNAYISGVKKLLFLGSTCIYPREAPQPMNEDCLLTSPLEYTNEPYAIAKIAGIKLCESYNLQYGTNFVSVMPTNLYGPNDNFDLEKSHVLPALIRKIYLGKCLEENNWGAIRQDLNKRPIDGLDGNSDQTEIVLLLGNNGISYTPGGAPEDISVEIWGTGNPAREFLWSEEMADACVFIMENVDFKDLLPSNQKSIFDKSNQKKSESPEVNSNNLGGIEIRNTHINIGTGTDISIKHLANKIKETIGFNGKLNFNTSKPDGTLKKLTDVSRLHALGWQHKIEIDEGIRLLYKWYVGL; encoded by the coding sequence ATGAATCAAAATTCGAAAATATATGTTGCCGGACACAAAGGAATGGTCGGTTCGGCAATTTGGAAAAATCTAAAATCAAAAGGTTATAAGAATTTAGTCGGGAAAAAATCTGACGAACTGAATTTGATGGATGCTTCGGCAGTCACTGATTTCTTTGCTGTTGAGCAACCGGAGTATGTGATTCTTGCTGCGGCAAAAGTTGGAGGAATAGTAGCCAATAACAACTACCGGGGACAGTTTATTTTTGAGAACCTGATGATTCAGAATAACGTGATTCACAATGCTTATATCAGTGGTGTAAAGAAGCTTCTTTTTTTGGGAAGTACCTGTATTTATCCGCGCGAGGCCCCACAGCCTATGAATGAAGACTGTTTGTTAACTTCCCCATTGGAGTATACAAACGAGCCTTATGCTATTGCCAAAATAGCAGGTATAAAACTATGCGAAAGTTATAACCTGCAATACGGAACTAACTTTGTTTCTGTAATGCCAACCAACTTATACGGACCAAATGACAATTTCGATCTCGAGAAAAGCCATGTTCTACCGGCATTAATAAGGAAAATTTATTTAGGAAAATGTTTGGAAGAAAACAATTGGGGGGCAATCCGGCAAGATTTGAACAAACGTCCTATTGATGGACTTGATGGAAATTCTGACCAAACTGAAATTGTATTACTGTTGGGAAATAATGGGATTTCTTATACTCCCGGAGGCGCTCCTGAAGATATTTCGGTTGAAATATGGGGAACCGGTAATCCGGCTCGCGAATTTTTGTGGAGTGAAGAAATGGCTGATGCCTGCGTATTTATTATGGAAAATGTTGATTTTAAAGATTTGCTACCGTCTAATCAAAAAAGTATTTTTGATAAAAGCAATCAAAAGAAAAGTGAGTCGCCTGAGGTTAACAGCAATAATTTGGGTGGGATTGAAATTAGAAATACCCACATAAACATTGGAACAGGAACGGACATAAGCATTAAACATCTTGCAAATAAAATTAAAGAAACCATTGGATTTAATGGCAAACTGAATTTTAATACATCGAAACCAGACGGCACCTTAAAAAAATTGACTGATGTTAGTAGACTTCATGCGTTGGGCTGGCAACACAAAATTGAAATAGATGAAGGAATTCGATTGTTATATAAGTGGTATGTTGGCTTGTAA
- a CDS encoding right-handed parallel beta-helix repeat-containing protein, which yields MRRTLQNYGNYNYLNLLIVITLNFITFSVGATNYYVSASGDDGNSGTSESMAWNSLAKVSSTTFKPGDQILFRKGDIFYGKLHLKGSGTSASPIKVGAYGSGAMPVITGLSKISNWELHGNGIYKTNIENISQLNLVLLNNKPVAMGRYPNSGYLTFESHSGTSTIVDNELSSQPNWTGAVAVVRTNHWILDRNKITNHNGRNITFQASSGYSPRDGFGYFIQSDLRTLDQRGEWFYSNGVLYMYFGSENPSSHTIEVGVIDQLVNMQLIKYIEFSNIEFKGSHEYGLYVDYADNVKIQGCRISAIGLDGIHARGAKFLEVRNNVISNCLSVGVKTKWDSNDSKFIENTITDIGMLPGMGGSADGTYMALSTKSKNALIQYNHIERVGYNGIDFHGDNTKVENNYVNKFCQYKDDGGGIYSFFETNTAFRFTGVKILNNIILNGGGHEEDYGVNPNSPNQVEGIYTDGLTNSFEIAGNTVAYTASAGIFLNQPRWHNIHSNTLYGNKKTQFHWNNLKMNGIAPGDNTVSNNIVFNLKADQHSMYLSDVHGEEILNFGTSNTNKYVTIQGDKPSFYTVTYNGSWNNDYYNLNEWITRFNRDVNSQEFETPDNEYVFEYNNSKLSRTVALRHAMVDLNGKKYSGSVTIAPYSSVVLLPDPDGNTDGGSRTIYTDEDIFICKGENYNGWNESGQYERVLLAAGGADSIVTTNLFVNPTYNLTENITITQGESYKGWNTSGVYESVYQSFTGCDSTVTTNLTVTQTGNTMPDKPDGQGITEYVTICEGETYMGYTEPGQYQRTESTSGSTTEKGVNLIASDNFSNGIGDWTKFGATGYAINISADEQEFFSAPSSMRIDCNENGDIIHYLQLITGGSLIVEQGKTYELSFNAKATTPFTVGNLIVVKGSSPWTDYGTFSDRKPDITTEWSTVKVTFTANYNASDATFRIYLGGSLPAGNSLYIDDFFFAEKSEQTDSQSNFITTYLTVLPTKYSLEDITILDGESYLGWTETGSYERTLTSSAGCDSIVTTNLTIISDVNTIEDISICEGESYLDWTSAGLYERVLTSASGGDSIVTTNLWINPVYSISEDITILKGESYLGWTETGLYERTLTSDAGCDSIVTTNLTIISDVNTVEDISICEGESYLNWTSAGLYERVLTSASGGDSIVTTNLWINPVYSISEDITISEGESYLGWTVTGVYQQVLTSVNGCDSVVTTNLFVSPKETNYFIPAWHGKNGQNHMTIGVVGARLNTLPLEADDEIAIFDGNTCVGASKLTAEILNDAPDSYLFIKVSECDGTGIGFNEGNSITYKIFDSSAQEVIEVNGISYQDDLEEWITSGNFVCNGTSVVEINTIIEDEPIIQTINLEKGWNIISSFVSPTDPDLGLIMENIREAQHLFKVQDELGNTYEFWGNKTGWRNEIGAFQNTEGYKVRVKHDCSLQISGLPVSLPMDIPLSAGANLVSFPVNGATDALNIVQPLIDQGVLDKIQDEQGNSIEYWGSSIGWINDIGDFKAGEGYVFNLNSDAVLSINEIYNKSTSIPADIPATVHFNVDFIGNGLNHMNINVTNLEETDLEIGDEIAAFDGDICVGAVLITERHVLNNAVSIIASLAENEEVNGFIEGHNVSIKTWKAHNNAETEFNPVENGEPVAYQSYVSSFIQLKSAESDNISEFDEMKIDVYPNPAANNVNIKFSVLPEQGTRIILTDLTGKELINKVVESTLENLNVRSFTAGIYIVRVENNSNYKISKLIID from the coding sequence ATGAGAAGGACGTTACAGAATTATGGTAATTACAATTATCTAAACCTCTTAATTGTAATTACGTTAAATTTTATTACATTTTCAGTTGGCGCAACCAACTACTATGTAAGCGCATCAGGAGATGATGGGAATTCAGGAACCAGCGAATCTATGGCTTGGAACAGCTTAGCCAAAGTGAGCAGTACTACTTTTAAACCAGGAGATCAGATTTTATTTCGAAAAGGTGACATTTTTTACGGGAAACTTCATTTAAAGGGAAGCGGAACATCTGCTTCTCCAATAAAAGTTGGAGCTTACGGAAGCGGTGCCATGCCGGTAATTACTGGATTATCAAAAATATCAAACTGGGAATTACACGGAAATGGTATTTACAAGACTAATATTGAAAATATTAGCCAGTTAAATCTTGTTCTATTAAATAACAAACCGGTGGCAATGGGACGATATCCTAACTCAGGATATCTGACATTCGAATCGCACTCGGGAACATCTACTATTGTTGATAACGAGTTGAGTAGTCAACCTAACTGGACCGGAGCCGTTGCGGTTGTAAGAACTAACCATTGGATTTTGGATAGAAATAAGATTACAAATCACAATGGTAGAAATATTACTTTTCAGGCATCATCGGGTTATAGTCCTCGAGATGGATTTGGTTATTTCATTCAATCGGATTTAAGAACTCTTGACCAAAGGGGCGAGTGGTTTTATAGCAACGGAGTGCTTTACATGTATTTTGGATCCGAGAATCCAAGCTCACATACCATTGAAGTGGGGGTAATTGATCAACTGGTTAATATGCAGTTGATTAAATATATTGAGTTTAGTAATATTGAATTTAAAGGATCTCATGAATATGGTCTATATGTCGATTACGCTGATAATGTAAAAATTCAGGGATGTAGAATATCTGCAATCGGGCTTGATGGAATACATGCCAGAGGGGCAAAATTTCTGGAGGTGAGAAACAATGTAATTTCCAATTGTTTAAGTGTGGGGGTAAAAACAAAGTGGGATAGTAATGATTCAAAATTTATTGAGAATACAATTACTGACATTGGAATGTTACCCGGTATGGGAGGAAGTGCAGATGGTACTTACATGGCATTATCTACAAAAAGTAAAAATGCGCTAATTCAATACAATCATATTGAAAGGGTGGGATACAACGGAATTGACTTTCATGGCGACAACACAAAGGTTGAGAATAACTACGTTAACAAGTTTTGCCAGTACAAAGATGATGGCGGAGGAATATATTCGTTTTTTGAAACTAATACTGCATTTCGTTTTACGGGAGTTAAGATTCTTAACAACATCATTCTTAACGGCGGAGGTCATGAAGAAGACTATGGAGTGAATCCCAACTCACCTAATCAAGTTGAAGGAATTTATACTGATGGATTAACGAACAGCTTTGAAATTGCCGGAAATACAGTTGCTTACACTGCTTCTGCCGGAATATTTTTAAACCAGCCGAGATGGCACAATATCCACAGCAACACACTTTATGGAAACAAAAAAACACAATTCCACTGGAACAACTTGAAGATGAATGGAATTGCGCCTGGTGACAATACTGTTTCAAACAATATTGTTTTCAACCTAAAGGCTGATCAACACAGTATGTACCTTTCAGATGTTCATGGAGAAGAAATATTGAATTTTGGAACTTCTAATACCAACAAGTACGTTACAATACAAGGAGATAAACCATCATTTTATACGGTAACATACAATGGTTCATGGAACAATGATTATTATAATCTGAATGAGTGGATAACAAGGTTTAATCGTGATGTAAATTCGCAAGAATTTGAAACACCCGACAACGAATACGTGTTTGAATACAACAATAGTAAGTTGTCAAGAACAGTGGCTCTTCGACATGCAATGGTTGATTTAAACGGAAAAAAATACAGTGGAAGTGTAACTATTGCACCGTATTCTTCGGTAGTACTTTTGCCCGATCCGGATGGCAATACCGATGGAGGAAGTAGAACAATTTATACTGATGAAGATATTTTTATTTGTAAAGGGGAAAATTACAACGGCTGGAACGAAAGCGGCCAATACGAAAGAGTTTTGCTAGCAGCTGGTGGTGCCGACAGTATTGTTACTACAAATCTGTTCGTTAATCCAACTTACAATTTAACCGAAAATATAACTATTACTCAGGGGGAAAGTTATAAAGGATGGAACACATCAGGCGTATATGAAAGTGTTTACCAAAGTTTTACAGGTTGCGATAGTACCGTAACAACTAACTTAACGGTTACACAAACTGGGAATACCATGCCTGATAAGCCGGATGGACAAGGAATTACAGAGTATGTTACGATTTGTGAAGGCGAAACGTACATGGGATATACTGAACCCGGACAATATCAGCGCACCGAATCAACATCGGGCAGCACTACCGAGAAAGGAGTTAATTTAATTGCAAGTGATAATTTTTCAAATGGTATAGGGGACTGGACAAAATTTGGTGCAACCGGTTATGCAATAAATATATCTGCAGATGAACAGGAATTTTTCTCTGCACCGTCAAGTATGCGGATTGATTGCAATGAAAATGGAGATATCATCCACTACCTTCAATTAATAACCGGTGGTTCATTGATTGTTGAACAAGGGAAAACCTACGAATTATCATTTAATGCAAAAGCTACAACACCATTTACAGTTGGTAATTTAATTGTTGTAAAAGGAAGTAGTCCATGGACCGATTACGGTACATTTTCTGACAGGAAGCCAGATATCACCACAGAGTGGAGTACTGTAAAGGTTACTTTTACCGCTAACTACAATGCCTCTGATGCTACCTTCCGAATTTACCTAGGTGGCAGTCTGCCCGCAGGTAATTCATTGTATATTGATGACTTTTTTTTTGCTGAAAAATCGGAACAAACAGATTCTCAATCAAATTTTATTACCACTTACCTTACTGTTTTACCCACAAAATATTCGTTAGAAGATATTACAATTCTTGATGGAGAGAGTTATTTGGGATGGACAGAAACCGGATCGTACGAACGGACTTTAACATCGAGCGCTGGTTGTGATAGTATTGTTACCACAAATCTTACCATAATTTCAGATGTAAATACAATTGAGGATATTAGTATTTGCGAAGGCGAATCGTATTTGGATTGGACAAGTGCCGGACTGTATGAACGAGTATTAACAAGTGCTTCGGGTGGTGATAGTATTGTAACAACAAATTTGTGGATTAATCCTGTTTACTCAATTTCTGAGGACATTACCATTTTAAAAGGGGAGAGTTATTTGGGATGGACAGAAACCGGATTGTACGAACGGACTTTAACATCGGACGCGGGTTGTGATAGTATTGTTACCACAAATCTTACCATAATTTCAGATGTAAATACAGTTGAGGATATTAGTATTTGCGAAGGCGAATCGTATTTGAATTGGACAAGTGCCGGACTGTATGAACGAGTATTAACAAGTGCTTCGGGTGGTGATAGTATTGTAACAACAAATTTGTGGATTAATCCTGTTTACTCAATTTCTGAAGATATTACAATTTCAGAAGGGGAGAGTTATTTAGGTTGGACGGTAACTGGTGTTTATCAGCAAGTGTTGACTAGCGTGAATGGATGCGATAGTGTTGTTACAACCAATTTGTTTGTATCGCCTAAGGAAACCAATTATTTTATTCCGGCATGGCATGGCAAAAACGGCCAAAACCACATGACAATTGGTGTGGTTGGGGCACGTTTAAATACTTTACCGCTGGAAGCTGATGACGAAATTGCAATTTTTGATGGCAATACTTGTGTTGGTGCTTCAAAACTTACTGCAGAGATATTAAATGACGCCCCTGATAGCTACCTTTTTATAAAGGTTTCTGAATGCGATGGGACTGGAATTGGTTTTAATGAAGGAAATAGTATTACCTATAAAATTTTTGATTCCAGCGCCCAAGAAGTAATTGAGGTAAACGGAATTTCCTATCAAGATGATCTTGAGGAATGGATAACCTCCGGCAATTTTGTTTGTAACGGAACTTCGGTTGTAGAAATAAATACAATTATTGAAGATGAGCCAATTATACAAACAATTAACCTTGAAAAAGGCTGGAATATAATTTCTTCGTTTGTTTCGCCAACTGATCCTGATTTAGGATTAATTATGGAGAACATTCGTGAAGCCCAGCATTTATTCAAGGTACAAGACGAATTAGGAAATACCTATGAATTCTGGGGGAATAAAACCGGTTGGAGAAACGAAATTGGCGCATTCCAAAATACCGAAGGCTACAAAGTTAGAGTAAAGCACGATTGTTCGCTTCAAATTTCAGGGTTACCGGTAAGCTTACCAATGGACATACCTCTATCGGCAGGAGCAAACTTAGTTTCGTTTCCTGTAAATGGAGCTACAGATGCCCTGAATATTGTTCAACCTCTGATTGATCAGGGAGTTCTAGATAAGATCCAGGATGAACAAGGGAATTCTATCGAATACTGGGGCAGTTCAATAGGTTGGATAAATGACATTGGCGATTTTAAAGCAGGTGAAGGTTACGTATTCAACCTTAATTCCGACGCAGTGTTATCGATTAATGAAATTTATAACAAATCAACTTCGATTCCAGCCGATATTCCTGCCACTGTTCATTTTAATGTTGATTTTATTGGAAACGGTTTAAACCACATGAATATAAATGTTACCAATTTAGAAGAAACAGATCTTGAAATTGGAGACGAAATTGCAGCTTTTGATGGTGATATTTGCGTGGGTGCAGTTCTAATTACTGAACGCCATGTATTGAATAATGCAGTTAGTATTATCGCTTCACTGGCCGAAAATGAAGAAGTCAATGGATTTATTGAAGGGCATAATGTTAGCATAAAAACCTGGAAAGCACACAACAATGCCGAAACTGAATTTAACCCGGTTGAGAATGGAGAGCCTGTGGCATATCAGAGTTATGTGAGTTCTTTTATTCAGCTAAAAAGTGCTGAATCGGATAATATTTCGGAATTCGATGAGATGAAAATCGACGTTTATCCAAATCCTGCTGCAAATAATGTAAATATTAAATTCTCGGTATTACCAGAACAAGGAACCCGGATTATTTTAACCGATTTAACCGGAAAAGAATTAATAAACAAGGTAGTTGAATCAACTTTAGAAAATCTGAATGTAAGATCATTTACCGCCGGAATTTATATTGTGCGAGTTGAGAACAACAGCAATTATAAAATTAGCAAGTTAATTATTGATTAG